The segment ATATTTGAATGACGCATCAGATCAAGATCGACGGCAGCGAAATCGCCTTCTCCTGCGAGCACGGCGAAACCGTGCTCGACGCCGCCGTGCGTAACGGCATCGAACTGCCATACTCCTGCCGCAAGGGCGTGTGCGGCAACTGTCGCGGCGTGGTACTCGAAGGCCAGTTGGTGCCCGGCACCGCCGGCGGCAGTGCCGAGGCCGGCATCCACGCCGACAACGAGCACCTTTTCTGCCATGCCCAGGCCGCCAGCGACCTGTTGATCCGCCCGCGCAGTTGGCAGCGCGTCGACCCCCATGCCCGCAAGATATTGCCGGCCAAGATATTCCGCATCACACAGCCGGCCAGCGATGTGACCGTGCTGCAGCTGCGTTTTGCCGCCGGCCAGCGCGCCAAGTTCCAGGCCGGCCAGTACCTGCAGGTGATCCTGCCTGACGGCCAGCGCCGCTCCTTTTCCATGGCCAACGCCCCGCATGAAAGCGACGGCGTGCAGTTGCATATTCGTCACGTACCGGGTGGCCACTTCAGCATGGGTGTTCTGCCCGGCCTCAAGGCTGGCGACCTGCTGCAGCTCGAACTGCCGCACGGCGACTTCTGGCTGCGCGAGGATGGTGAACGACCGCTGATCATGGTAGCCGGGGGCACCGGTTTCGCCCCTATCAAGTCCATCATCGACCACATGGTGCGGCGCAAGATCAGCCGTCCGCTGGTGCTGTACTGGGGCTCGCGGCAAGTGGAGGGACTATACGCGTCGGAGGTGATAACCAAATGGCAGCAGATACTGCCGGGATTGCATTACGTGCCGGTGGTCAGCGATGCCCCCGCAGGTACGTGGCCCGGCCGCACCGGCTTGGTCCACGAGGCTCTGCTTGCCGACCATGTTGACCTGTCCAGCCACGATGTCTACGCCTGCGGAGCGCCGGCTATGGTGGCGGCGTTACGACGTGTCTGCGTTGAGCAGATTGGGCT is part of the Rhodoferax sp. BAB1 genome and harbors:
- a CDS encoding 2Fe-2S iron-sulfur cluster-binding protein, whose product is MTHQIKIDGSEIAFSCEHGETVLDAAVRNGIELPYSCRKGVCGNCRGVVLEGQLVPGTAGGSAEAGIHADNEHLFCHAQAASDLLIRPRSWQRVDPHARKILPAKIFRITQPASDVTVLQLRFAAGQRAKFQAGQYLQVILPDGQRRSFSMANAPHESDGVQLHIRHVPGGHFSMGVLPGLKAGDLLQLELPHGDFWLREDGERPLIMVAGGTGFAPIKSIIDHMVRRKISRPLVLYWGSRQVEGLYASEVITKWQQILPGLHYVPVVSDAPAGTWPGRTGLVHEALLADHVDLSSHDVYACGAPAMVAALRRVCVEQIGLPEDRFFCDAFVSHAPRNVTEKI